The proteins below are encoded in one region of Fimbriimonadaceae bacterium:
- a CDS encoding CHRD domain-containing protein, translating into MRNYIRGLAALAALAAFVPARAFVWTINNVMDASQEVPPNNSPATGTIVGTYDDVTKVLDITIAFRDLTSDQTAAHVHHGARGVNGPVEINIGVGNPKQLVAVLDATQEARLLSEQYYVNVHTVINPGGEIRGQITPVPEPATLLALGAGLAALAARRKRV; encoded by the coding sequence ATGAGAAACTACATTAGGGGGCTGGCTGCCCTCGCTGCTCTTGCCGCTTTTGTGCCGGCGCGAGCCTTCGTTTGGACCATCAACAACGTGATGGACGCTTCCCAGGAGGTGCCGCCGAACAACAGCCCGGCTACGGGGACGATTGTCGGCACCTACGACGATGTCACGAAAGTCCTCGACATCACGATCGCCTTCCGGGACCTCACGAGCGACCAGACGGCAGCTCACGTCCACCACGGCGCCCGTGGCGTGAACGGCCCCGTCGAAATCAACATCGGCGTCGGCAACCCAAAGCAACTTGTGGCCGTGCTCGACGCGACCCAAGAGGCGAGGCTGCTTTCGGAGCAGTACTACGTGAACGTACACACGGTGATCAATCCGGGCGGCGAAATCCGAGGGCAGATCACGCCGGTTCCCGAGCCCGCGACTCTCTTGGCGCTCGGCGCGGGCCTGGCCGCCCTGGCGGCACGTCGAAAACGGGTCTGA
- the pckA gene encoding phosphoenolpyruvate carboxykinase (ATP) — protein sequence MSATSVVPTFISVDSAKTVYRNLPIAELVEHAIKNGEGRMADNGALVAYTGKYTGRTPKDKRVVLDSETKDKIWWENNGSMEPALWETLKQRAQSSLGNKQLYIVDCFAGADPDHRIKVRFVVENAYHAHFITQLLIRPSAEELRGFEPEWTVVDLSREQWLREENGEQRDAVIALNFTEKAVLILGTSYAGEMKKSVFTIMNYLLPLKGVLSMHCSANIGIEGDTALFFGLSGTGKTTLSADSDRSLIGDDEHGWTDTGVFNIEGGCYAKCIKLSKEGEPQIWDAIRFGAVLENVVMDEKRHPDYDATTLTENTRCAYPLEHIENAVHPSIGGHPKNICFLTCDASGVLPPISKLTAEQAMYHFLNGYTAKVAGTEAGVTEPQLTFSTCFGAPFLPLPPKVYAKLLGEKIERHGATVWLVNTGWTGGPYGVGSRMSLTHTRALIHAAFRGDLRDFRTDPVFGLSVPTSCPGVPDEILDPRATWSDKGAYDAKAAHLKAKFDANYQKFV from the coding sequence ATGAGTGCCACGAGCGTCGTTCCGACCTTCATTTCAGTCGATAGCGCAAAGACGGTCTACCGCAACCTGCCCATAGCCGAACTCGTCGAGCACGCCATTAAGAACGGTGAAGGCCGCATGGCCGATAACGGCGCGCTCGTCGCCTACACCGGGAAGTACACCGGTCGCACCCCGAAGGACAAGCGCGTCGTGCTCGATTCCGAGACGAAGGACAAAATCTGGTGGGAGAACAACGGCTCGATGGAGCCGGCCCTTTGGGAGACCCTGAAGCAGCGCGCCCAGTCTTCGCTCGGGAACAAGCAGCTTTACATCGTCGATTGCTTCGCCGGGGCGGACCCGGACCACCGGATCAAGGTCCGGTTCGTGGTGGAGAACGCCTACCACGCGCACTTCATCACCCAGCTCCTGATCCGGCCGAGCGCGGAGGAACTGCGCGGATTCGAGCCCGAGTGGACGGTCGTCGACCTCTCTCGCGAGCAGTGGCTCCGCGAGGAGAACGGGGAGCAGCGCGACGCCGTGATCGCGCTCAACTTCACCGAGAAGGCGGTGCTGATCCTCGGCACCTCCTACGCAGGCGAGATGAAGAAGAGCGTGTTCACGATCATGAACTACCTCTTGCCGCTGAAGGGCGTGCTGAGCATGCACTGCAGCGCGAACATCGGCATCGAGGGCGACACGGCCCTCTTCTTCGGGCTGAGCGGAACGGGCAAGACGACCCTCTCGGCCGACTCGGATCGGAGCCTCATCGGAGACGATGAACACGGATGGACGGACACCGGGGTGTTCAATATCGAGGGCGGGTGCTATGCGAAATGCATCAAGTTGAGCAAGGAGGGCGAGCCGCAGATCTGGGACGCGATCCGATTCGGTGCGGTGCTGGAGAACGTGGTGATGGACGAGAAGCGCCACCCCGACTACGACGCCACGACCCTCACCGAGAACACGCGGTGCGCCTACCCGTTGGAGCACATCGAGAACGCGGTGCATCCGAGCATCGGTGGCCACCCGAAGAACATCTGCTTCCTCACTTGCGACGCCAGCGGCGTCCTGCCCCCCATCAGCAAGCTCACCGCCGAGCAGGCGATGTACCACTTTCTGAACGGCTACACGGCGAAGGTCGCGGGAACCGAGGCGGGCGTCACAGAACCGCAGCTGACATTCAGCACGTGCTTCGGAGCGCCGTTCTTGCCGCTGCCGCCGAAGGTCTACGCCAAGTTGCTGGGCGAGAAGATTGAGCGTCACGGCGCGACGGTCTGGCTGGTGAACACCGGCTGGACGGGCGGCCCCTACGGCGTCGGTTCGCGCATGAGCCTCACCCACACGAGGGCGCTGATCCACGCGGCGTTCCGCGGGGACCTAAGGGATTTCCGCACTGACCCCGTCTTCGGGCTTTCCGTGCCGACCTCGTGCCCGGGCGTGCCGGACGAAATCCTCGACCCGCGCGCTACTTGGAGCGACAAGGGGGCCTACGACGCTAAAGCGGCACACCTTAAGGCTAAGTTCGACGCGAACTATCAGAAGTTCGTGTGA
- the aroA gene encoding 3-phosphoshikimate 1-carboxyvinyltransferase, translating to MSHSSSITLGRIAGLNGTVRPPGDKSLTHRAYLLAAMAEPAGVPSYVARPLDSNDCQRTLDCLAELGTEVEHFPDGEMGDRPFTMVWPNRAWASPDIPLDCGNSGTTIRLLSGLIAACPGVVATLSGDASLSKRPMGRIAEPLRQMGADFRGETPPVTIAGRPLKGIDFVSPVASAQVKSCVLLAGLRARGTTWVREPAQSRDHTERMLEALGVELLDREDGAVGLDGGQTWPPFEFEVPGDISSATFFLVGAAMLPGSQVRLACVGINSTRTGALEVLEAAGVDIGLDGPRDHMGEPVADLVVRGHSGLKAFEVSGDLVPRLIDEIPALAVLATQCEGVTRFRDASELRVKESDRIETVAQALRAMGAKVETYPDGMDVEGPVALKGATIDANGDHRIAMAFAIAGLVAEGETRIEGAEAVGTSYPTFMRDLESLTVV from the coding sequence GTGTCGCACAGCAGCTCAATTACGCTCGGCCGGATCGCGGGTCTGAACGGGACGGTGCGCCCCCCCGGGGACAAGTCGCTCACCCACCGCGCCTACCTTCTCGCGGCGATGGCGGAGCCTGCGGGGGTGCCGAGCTATGTGGCGCGGCCGCTGGACTCCAACGATTGCCAGCGGACCCTGGATTGCCTGGCCGAACTCGGCACGGAGGTCGAGCACTTCCCCGATGGCGAGATGGGTGACCGACCCTTCACGATGGTGTGGCCGAACCGGGCATGGGCCTCACCGGACATCCCACTCGACTGCGGGAACAGCGGCACTACGATCCGTCTCCTTTCTGGCCTGATCGCGGCGTGCCCCGGAGTGGTCGCGACTCTAAGCGGGGACGCTTCGCTCTCAAAGCGGCCGATGGGGCGCATTGCCGAACCGCTCCGCCAGATGGGCGCAGACTTCCGGGGAGAGACGCCGCCGGTGACGATCGCCGGCCGTCCCTTGAAGGGGATTGACTTCGTCTCGCCTGTTGCGAGCGCGCAGGTGAAGTCGTGCGTCTTGTTGGCCGGGCTGCGCGCGCGCGGCACCACCTGGGTGCGGGAACCGGCGCAGAGCCGGGACCACACCGAGCGGATGCTCGAGGCGCTCGGCGTCGAGCTGCTCGACCGAGAGGACGGCGCGGTGGGCCTGGACGGCGGCCAGACATGGCCTCCCTTCGAGTTTGAAGTGCCGGGCGACATTTCCAGCGCGACCTTCTTCTTGGTCGGCGCGGCGATGCTGCCCGGCTCGCAAGTGCGGCTGGCCTGTGTCGGGATCAACTCGACCCGCACCGGTGCCTTGGAGGTGCTGGAGGCCGCCGGGGTCGATATCGGGCTGGACGGCCCGCGCGACCACATGGGCGAGCCGGTGGCGGACTTGGTGGTCCGCGGCCACAGCGGGCTGAAGGCTTTCGAGGTCTCGGGCGATCTCGTCCCGCGCCTGATCGACGAGATCCCGGCCCTCGCCGTCCTGGCGACCCAGTGCGAGGGCGTGACGCGCTTCCGTGACGCGAGCGAACTGCGCGTGAAGGAGTCGGACCGGATAGAAACGGTGGCGCAGGCGTTGCGAGCCATGGGTGCGAAGGTGGAGACCTATCCGGACGGCATGGACGTCGAGGGGCCGGTCGCCCTGAAAGGGGCGACCATCGACGCGAACGGCGACCACCGCATCGCCATGGCCTTTGCGATCGCGGGGCTCGTGGCCGAAGGCGAGACGCGGATCGAAGGGGCGGAGGCGGTCGGCACCAGCTACCCGACCTTCATGCGCGACCTTGAATCTCTGACGGTGGTTTAG
- the glpX gene encoding class II fructose-bisphosphatase — MVFLVYWTDKEISVDQYRHIDFLRVTEEAALAASKWVGKGKKDEADDAACQAMRGALNSMEMCATIVIGEGERDEAPMLYIGEKLGSGDSPEVQIAVDPLEGTNLCANGTPNAISVLAAAVEGEGYLMHAPDTYMDKLVAGKECVGVLDITLPPRVNVRLMAKALGKDVDEMIIGVLDRPRHEALIHELRETGCRVHLVPDGDLSVAIAALDPDAGIDGLMGIGGAPEGVLTAVAVLCSGGEMQARMKFRNEEEKVRAKQMMDGDPERVLTTEDLARGNVVFCATGITSGDLLKGVRYKRGYSMTESILMRSGMRKIRRIETVHMDNGDEK; from the coding sequence TTGGTATTTCTCGTATACTGGACTGACAAGGAGATCAGCGTGGATCAGTACCGACACATCGATTTTTTAAGGGTCACGGAAGAGGCGGCGCTGGCGGCCAGCAAGTGGGTCGGCAAGGGAAAGAAGGACGAGGCGGACGATGCGGCGTGCCAGGCGATGCGGGGGGCGCTCAACTCGATGGAGATGTGCGCCACGATCGTGATCGGCGAAGGGGAGCGGGACGAGGCGCCGATGCTGTACATCGGCGAGAAGCTGGGCAGTGGCGACTCGCCCGAGGTGCAGATCGCAGTCGACCCTTTGGAGGGCACGAACCTCTGCGCGAACGGCACTCCGAACGCGATCAGCGTCTTGGCGGCGGCGGTGGAGGGGGAGGGCTACCTGATGCACGCCCCGGACACCTATATGGACAAGTTGGTCGCGGGCAAGGAGTGCGTCGGTGTCTTGGACATAACGCTACCGCCCCGCGTGAACGTGCGGCTGATGGCGAAGGCGCTGGGCAAGGACGTCGACGAGATGATCATCGGCGTGTTGGACCGGCCGCGGCACGAAGCGCTGATCCACGAGCTTCGCGAAACCGGTTGCCGAGTGCACCTGGTGCCGGACGGCGACCTTTCCGTGGCCATTGCGGCGCTAGACCCGGACGCGGGGATCGACGGGCTGATGGGGATCGGCGGCGCGCCGGAGGGCGTCCTGACGGCGGTCGCGGTGCTCTGCTCGGGCGGTGAGATGCAGGCGCGGATGAAGTTCCGCAACGAGGAGGAGAAGGTGCGCGCCAAGCAGATGATGGACGGCGACCCGGAGCGGGTGCTGACGACGGAAGACCTCGCGCGGGGCAACGTGGTCTTCTGCGCGACGGGCATCACGTCCGGCGACCTGCTGAAGGGCGTGCGCTACAAGCGTGGCTATAGCATGACCGAATCGATCCTGATGCGCAGCGGGATGCGCAAGATCCGGCGGATCGAAACGGTGCACATGGACAACGGCGACGAGAAGTAG
- a CDS encoding TIGR04255 family protein yields the protein MSSLEFDRLPLAQVDVRLALDLPNPMPIAAVTELQKLFGAKFPKVAQPSQLEAAPGKPPSEIVLDPFQLAGVAFSAEDRSMVVVIQPNLLMVRWIYRREGPAYPRYEALVDNLSWCFDQIGALTEPSPSCSAVQMTYMNYVTKQQLESGGVARYLSDRFRRPLDGAGSSVHHYELAWREERVDLRLKLVPGVVEELDSEPGLIFQTIAGSFVNEASWSGHLAQCHERLNELFPELISQEAKKEWGLHGA from the coding sequence ATGAGTTCGTTAGAGTTCGACCGACTACCACTCGCGCAGGTCGACGTGCGCCTTGCTCTCGACCTGCCCAACCCAATGCCGATCGCAGCCGTAACAGAACTGCAGAAGCTTTTTGGGGCTAAGTTCCCTAAAGTCGCCCAGCCGTCTCAGCTTGAGGCTGCACCCGGTAAGCCGCCGAGCGAGATTGTGCTCGACCCTTTCCAGTTGGCCGGTGTGGCATTTTCAGCGGAAGATCGGAGCATGGTGGTCGTAATTCAGCCAAACCTCTTAATGGTGCGCTGGATTTATCGACGAGAGGGGCCAGCCTACCCGCGGTATGAGGCCTTGGTGGATAACCTAAGCTGGTGCTTCGATCAGATCGGTGCCTTGACCGAGCCCAGCCCGTCATGCTCAGCTGTCCAGATGACGTATATGAATTACGTCACAAAGCAACAACTGGAATCGGGAGGGGTCGCTCGGTATCTCTCGGATAGGTTTCGAAGGCCGCTTGATGGCGCTGGCAGCTCCGTGCACCATTATGAGCTGGCGTGGCGGGAGGAAAGAGTGGACTTACGGCTCAAGCTGGTGCCGGGTGTCGTCGAAGAACTCGACTCAGAGCCGGGACTTATCTTTCAGACGATTGCCGGGAGTTTCGTTAACGAAGCAAGTTGGTCGGGTCATCTTGCGCAGTGCCATGAAAGACTCAACGAGCTCTTCCCGGAATTGATAAGCCAAGAGGCCAAGAAAGAGTGGGGTCTGCATGGCGCTTAG
- a CDS encoding DUF2130 domain-containing protein produces MTERLARPFVEQAEAKAKKLVEAAQKQATTAHDEAKKLIQEAEERIREATEMKEAAEAEVSRRLAHERQTLRNALRAQLVEELQPELETAKTEQVRLRAELAQAKAAELALRKQKGDVEEREKNLELEVARQVDNERNVIRQTLLQEAESAHKLQIAEKDKLIAEMHEKVKEAQRKAELGSQQRQGEVLEVDFETTLRQSFPRDTIEAVKTGHHGADIRQRVLGNMGGNAGLILWEVKRAQNWGTDWCTKVKQDAAEAKADIAVIVSEVLPKDVRDFAECEGVWVVRPSHAVALCIALRQGLEATAQARAAATGRESKEALLYSYLTGPEFRTVMESMARPFQDLKEDLESEKRATQARWARQEKRIERILAAIAGLQGDLQGIVGKEMPALPGFDEQLEETEHARGDAPSLM; encoded by the coding sequence GTGACCGAGAGGCTCGCCCGACCCTTCGTCGAGCAGGCGGAGGCGAAGGCCAAGAAGTTGGTCGAGGCCGCCCAGAAGCAGGCGACCACCGCCCACGACGAGGCCAAGAAGCTCATCCAGGAAGCGGAAGAGCGCATCCGAGAGGCGACCGAGATGAAGGAGGCGGCGGAGGCCGAAGTCAGCCGGCGCTTAGCGCATGAAAGGCAAACGCTCCGCAACGCTCTTCGCGCGCAACTCGTCGAGGAGCTCCAGCCCGAACTGGAGACCGCCAAGACTGAGCAAGTCCGGCTGAGGGCCGAACTGGCCCAGGCGAAGGCTGCGGAGCTTGCCCTTCGCAAGCAGAAAGGTGACGTCGAGGAGCGCGAAAAGAACCTTGAGCTTGAGGTTGCCCGGCAAGTCGACAACGAGCGGAACGTGATCAGGCAGACGCTCTTGCAAGAGGCCGAATCGGCCCACAAGCTCCAAATCGCGGAGAAGGACAAGCTAATCGCAGAGATGCATGAGAAGGTCAAGGAGGCACAACGCAAGGCGGAGCTCGGCTCCCAGCAGCGCCAGGGCGAGGTGCTCGAGGTGGATTTCGAGACCACGCTGCGCCAGTCGTTCCCTCGGGACACGATCGAGGCGGTGAAGACGGGCCACCACGGCGCGGACATCCGCCAGAGGGTGCTGGGCAACATGGGCGGAAACGCGGGCCTGATCCTTTGGGAGGTCAAGCGGGCGCAGAACTGGGGCACCGACTGGTGCACGAAAGTCAAGCAGGACGCGGCAGAGGCCAAAGCGGACATCGCGGTCATCGTCAGCGAGGTCTTGCCCAAGGACGTGCGCGACTTCGCGGAATGCGAAGGGGTCTGGGTCGTGCGACCGAGCCACGCGGTCGCCCTCTGCATCGCGCTAAGGCAAGGGCTTGAGGCTACGGCGCAGGCTAGGGCGGCGGCGACCGGCCGGGAGAGTAAGGAGGCTCTCCTCTACTCGTACCTGACGGGGCCGGAGTTCAGGACGGTGATGGAGAGCATGGCAAGACCCTTCCAGGACTTGAAGGAAGACCTGGAATCGGAGAAGAGGGCGACGCAGGCAAGGTGGGCGCGACAGGAGAAGCGGATTGAGCGCATCCTAGCCGCTATTGCCGGCCTCCAAGGAGACCTGCAAGGCATCGTCGGCAAGGAGATGCCGGCCTTGCCCGGGTTCGACGAACAGCTGGAGGAGACAGAGCACGCACGAGGCGATGCTCCAAGTCTCATGTAA
- a CDS encoding pyridoxal-phosphate dependent enzyme gives MFARVPLCCLPTPCHPLPRLGAELGLDLWVKRDDLTGFAGGGNKGRKLEYLMAEAKAKGVQRVVCSGSLQSNFVRQIGAACSVLGIACTAVVMRLPYDAAFGPPVGPVPSTGGNQLLDLLFGVEIRRVPDGSWEQLAAAAEAAAREHEEAGEQVWLVPLGGSSALGAYAFAQAAREVGEDWDFVVVATSSGSTQAGLGWAWHGRRPHVIGVSADPEPDLADDIAAVAVSLDDLVGERKAMSVADFDVRRDWVGPGYNVPSGKGREAIKRLARTEGLLLDPVYTSKAFAALLDLAAANEVSGAVLFWHTGGLPVVFAQSDGAG, from the coding sequence GTGTTCGCCCGCGTCCCCCTCTGCTGTCTTCCCACGCCCTGCCACCCCTTGCCTCGGCTGGGCGCAGAGCTCGGGCTCGACCTTTGGGTGAAGCGAGACGACCTCACGGGTTTCGCCGGAGGCGGCAACAAGGGCCGCAAGCTCGAATACCTGATGGCGGAGGCCAAGGCGAAGGGCGTGCAGCGCGTGGTCTGCAGCGGGTCGTTGCAGTCGAACTTCGTGCGGCAGATCGGGGCGGCGTGCTCGGTGCTCGGCATCGCGTGCACGGCGGTCGTCATGCGCCTGCCCTATGACGCCGCCTTCGGCCCTCCCGTCGGCCCCGTGCCCTCGACCGGCGGCAACCAACTCCTCGACCTGCTCTTCGGGGTCGAGATCCGCCGCGTGCCGGACGGCAGTTGGGAACAGCTCGCCGCCGCGGCCGAAGCCGCCGCCCGCGAGCACGAGGAGGCGGGGGAGCAGGTGTGGCTCGTGCCGCTGGGGGGCAGCTCCGCCCTGGGCGCCTACGCCTTCGCGCAGGCGGCGCGGGAGGTCGGCGAAGACTGGGACTTCGTGGTCGTCGCCACCAGCAGCGGCTCCACCCAAGCCGGGCTGGGCTGGGCCTGGCACGGTCGCCGCCCCCACGTGATCGGCGTCTCCGCCGACCCCGAACCAGACCTCGCCGACGATATCGCCGCCGTCGCCGTCTCGCTGGATGATCTCGTGGGCGAACGGAAAGCCATGTCCGTTGCCGACTTCGACGTGCGCCGCGACTGGGTCGGCCCAGGCTATAACGTACCGAGCGGCAAGGGCCGGGAAGCCATCAAGCGCCTCGCCCGCACCGAGGGACTCCTCCTGGACCCGGTCTATACGTCGAAGGCGTTCGCCGCCCTCCTCGACCTGGCTGCGGCGAACGAGGTGTCGGGTGCGGTGCTCTTCTGGCACACGGGCGGCCTTCCCGTCGTCTTCGCTCAGAGCGACGGCGCGGGCTAG
- the scpB gene encoding SMC-Scp complex subunit ScpB encodes MNVQRAVEALLFMADSPASPEELARAIGVAVYAVEEALEKLGGRLHHESGLQLLRIAGGYQLCTKPEYAEAVARFTQPQQHRMSRSLMEVLAIVAYQQPVTTAEIDSVRGVDSSYAIRQLVERRLITEVGRKKSPGRPMLYGTTQQFLHAFKLDDLSALPPLESHKALTVGGHLPPDQSQFDL; translated from the coding sequence ATGAACGTCCAACGAGCCGTTGAAGCCCTGCTCTTCATGGCCGATTCTCCTGCCTCGCCCGAGGAGCTGGCGCGGGCGATCGGCGTGGCCGTCTATGCCGTGGAGGAGGCGCTCGAAAAGCTGGGCGGGCGGCTCCACCATGAGTCCGGCCTCCAGCTCTTGCGCATCGCCGGCGGCTACCAACTCTGCACCAAGCCCGAATATGCGGAGGCCGTGGCCCGCTTCACCCAGCCCCAGCAGCACCGCATGTCGCGGAGCCTGATGGAGGTCCTCGCCATCGTCGCCTACCAGCAACCCGTCACGACGGCGGAGATCGATTCCGTGCGGGGCGTGGACAGTTCGTACGCCATCCGCCAGCTTGTGGAGCGGCGGCTGATCACCGAGGTCGGACGTAAGAAGTCGCCTGGGCGACCGATGCTCTACGGCACGACGCAGCAGTTCCTCCACGCCTTCAAACTGGACGACCTCTCCGCGTTGCCCCCGCTCGAGAGCCACAAAGCCCTCACCGTGGGCGGGCACTTGCCGCCGGACCAATCCCAGTTCGACCTTTGA
- a CDS encoding D-alanyl-D-alanine carboxypeptidase, with amino-acid sequence MAFRALPLSLLLFPAIASAQAPVTVRAASAIVVDAETGAVLYSKNADLKRPPASCTKIMTALLLQENTLPSDPITAPPGTKKVGGSRLNLAPGETLTAAEMLDALMIKSANDVAHAIATKIAGGDAGFARLMNRRAKELGCRNTNFCNPHGLPNPNHYTTAADLATIARAAIRYPEIAGASTADVRVLNRRGGTATTVLKNRNPWITKTDGAIGLKTGWTTAAGHCFVGAARRGEMAIVTVVLKSPDWVGDTARLVDWAYENFESRLVATKGEKVAEVKVQGGDSPSVALVASRDVRIVVPLSQPTPEWLLPEAVTAPIAKNQTVATGRLTLFDGTSWEVGLYAGEAVALPHGAAGLDRMRQDK; translated from the coding sequence ATGGCCTTTCGCGCACTGCCCCTGTCCCTGCTCCTCTTCCCCGCCATTGCTTCGGCGCAGGCCCCCGTCACGGTGCGCGCGGCCAGCGCCATCGTCGTCGATGCGGAGACGGGCGCCGTGCTCTACTCCAAGAACGCCGACCTGAAGCGGCCCCCGGCAAGCTGCACGAAGATCATGACGGCCCTGCTGCTCCAGGAGAACACCCTGCCGAGCGACCCCATAACCGCCCCGCCCGGGACGAAGAAGGTCGGCGGTTCCCGGCTCAACCTCGCCCCTGGCGAGACACTCACCGCGGCCGAGATGCTGGACGCCTTGATGATCAAGAGCGCCAACGACGTGGCCCACGCGATCGCCACCAAGATCGCGGGCGGCGACGCTGGCTTCGCGCGGCTGATGAACCGGCGCGCCAAGGAGCTCGGGTGCCGCAACACCAACTTCTGCAACCCGCACGGCCTGCCGAACCCCAACCACTATACGACCGCGGCCGACTTGGCCACCATCGCTCGGGCCGCTATCCGCTATCCCGAGATCGCCGGCGCCTCCACCGCAGACGTGCGCGTCCTGAACAGGCGCGGGGGGACGGCCACCACGGTCCTGAAGAACCGGAACCCTTGGATCACCAAGACGGACGGCGCCATCGGCCTGAAGACAGGGTGGACGACCGCGGCCGGCCACTGCTTCGTGGGAGCGGCGAGGCGCGGCGAGATGGCGATCGTCACCGTCGTCTTGAAAAGCCCGGACTGGGTGGGCGACACGGCCCGGCTGGTGGACTGGGCTTACGAGAACTTCGAGTCGCGACTGGTCGCCACCAAAGGCGAGAAAGTGGCGGAGGTCAAGGTACAAGGCGGCGATTCGCCCTCCGTCGCCCTGGTCGCGAGCCGGGACGTGCGGATCGTCGTGCCCCTCTCCCAGCCGACCCCCGAGTGGCTGCTCCCCGAAGCCGTGACCGCGCCCATCGCAAAGAACCAGACTGTGGCGACGGGCAGGCTCACCCTCTTCGACGGGACTTCCTGGGAAGTCGGGCTGTACGCGGGCGAGGCCGTGGCCCTCCCGCACGGAGCCGCCGGGCTGGACAGAATGAGACAGGACAAATGA
- a CDS encoding rRNA pseudouridine synthase: MRIHRYIASSGLCSRRKAEEMIREGRVTLNGSLVVELGVPVKDGDQVAVDGQAVRPASLQYIVLNKPKGVVTTLTDPQRRPTVASFMPPSAIGLKPVGRLDMETEGLLILTNDGELAMRLTHPRYGVEKEYEAQVAGVPDEAAVNKLRKGVFVDGRKTAPAKVDLLGHDGTTARLSITIHEGRKRQVRLMCMAVGHPVQELRRVRIGPLRLKGMRPGEARVIGVQQVRTLQKLVGLADG, from the coding sequence ATGAGGATCCACCGCTACATCGCGTCTTCCGGGCTTTGCTCGCGCCGGAAAGCTGAGGAGATGATCCGCGAGGGGCGCGTGACCTTGAACGGCTCCCTCGTGGTCGAGTTGGGCGTGCCCGTGAAGGATGGCGACCAGGTCGCCGTCGACGGGCAGGCCGTCCGCCCCGCCTCGCTGCAATACATCGTGCTGAACAAGCCCAAGGGCGTCGTCACAACCTTGACCGACCCCCAGCGCCGCCCCACCGTGGCGAGCTTCATGCCACCCTCGGCGATCGGACTCAAGCCAGTCGGCCGGCTCGATATGGAGACCGAGGGGCTGCTCATCCTGACAAACGATGGCGAACTGGCCATGCGGCTGACGCACCCGCGCTACGGGGTCGAGAAGGAATATGAGGCCCAGGTGGCGGGCGTGCCGGACGAGGCCGCCGTCAACAAGCTCCGGAAGGGCGTCTTCGTCGACGGTCGAAAGACCGCGCCCGCAAAAGTCGACCTGCTCGGCCACGACGGCACCACCGCACGGCTCTCCATCACGATCCACGAGGGCCGCAAGAGGCAGGTCCGCCTCATGTGCATGGCCGTCGGGCACCCGGTCCAAGAGCTGCGCCGCGTGCGCATCGGCCCCCTGCGGCTGAAGGGCATGCGCCCCGGCGAGGCGCGCGTGATCGGGGTGCAGCAAGTGCGGACCCTCCAGAAGCTGGTCGGCCTGGCCGACGGGTAA